A genome region from Candidatus Latescibacter sp. includes the following:
- the rlmD gene encoding 23S rRNA (uracil(1939)-C(5))-methyltransferase RlmD: MKRNDILTLTIDRLSPDGYGISEAEGRAIKVPGAIPGDEVSVRVASVKRHTALVQLEKILSGEVKRRDPFCPHFGICGGCRWQDIPYPVQCRLKEEIVRSALAGVPGIGPVEEIPFTPSPDEFYYRNKMEFSFDSPPGSGLTMLGLHEAGKFDRVFDVHSCRLESELSNKVIEVVRSFAEERKLSVYGLKTHAGLLRYLVIRDGKNTGELMVNLVTSGEEFAQAEEFAERITGAFPEVSSLHLNINRSPGSTATGQERRTLRGAETISERIGEFTFSISPDAFFQTNTLQAENLFDTIREFSGLTGAENLLDLYCGTGTIGIYLAGWAKTVTGVEISKDAVRDAKTNAEINGAENCTFIAGAAEDVLDEQGEKFEVVVCDPPRAGIHPRALYSLVRMRIPRMVYVSCNIKTLPGDLEMLGLAGYRLKNIRAFDMSPHTPHVETAALLEI; the protein is encoded by the coding sequence TTGAAACGTAATGACATTCTTACTCTAACCATAGACAGGCTTTCTCCCGACGGCTATGGAATATCCGAAGCGGAAGGGCGCGCCATAAAGGTACCGGGCGCAATTCCGGGGGACGAAGTCAGCGTCCGGGTCGCGAGTGTGAAACGTCACACGGCCCTGGTACAACTCGAAAAGATTCTTTCCGGGGAAGTGAAGCGTCGTGACCCCTTCTGCCCGCATTTCGGAATCTGCGGCGGCTGCCGCTGGCAGGATATCCCCTATCCGGTCCAGTGCCGACTGAAAGAGGAGATTGTGCGTTCCGCTCTTGCCGGAGTACCGGGAATCGGGCCGGTGGAAGAGATACCGTTTACTCCCTCGCCGGATGAGTTCTATTACCGGAACAAGATGGAGTTCTCCTTCGATTCACCTCCCGGTTCCGGCCTGACCATGCTGGGCCTGCACGAGGCGGGGAAGTTCGACCGAGTGTTCGACGTGCATTCCTGCCGTCTTGAGTCGGAGCTGTCCAATAAGGTGATAGAGGTGGTGCGAAGCTTTGCGGAAGAGCGGAAGCTTTCCGTTTACGGGCTGAAAACTCATGCGGGCCTCCTCCGGTACTTAGTGATCCGCGACGGCAAGAATACCGGGGAGTTGATGGTCAACCTGGTGACCTCCGGAGAAGAATTCGCGCAGGCGGAGGAGTTTGCCGAGCGGATTACCGGCGCATTCCCGGAAGTTTCGTCTCTTCACCTGAACATCAACCGGAGTCCGGGAAGTACTGCGACCGGCCAGGAACGGCGGACGCTCCGTGGCGCGGAAACGATCAGTGAGCGGATCGGAGAATTCACCTTCTCTATCTCGCCGGATGCGTTCTTCCAGACGAACACCTTACAGGCGGAGAATCTGTTTGATACCATCAGGGAATTCAGCGGCCTCACCGGCGCGGAAAACCTCCTTGACCTTTACTGCGGCACGGGAACAATCGGGATTTACCTGGCCGGGTGGGCGAAAACGGTGACCGGGGTGGAGATTTCGAAAGACGCGGTACGGGACGCTAAAACAAACGCCGAAATAAACGGCGCGGAGAACTGCACCTTTATCGCTGGCGCGGCGGAAGATGTTCTGGACGAGCAGGGAGAGAAATTCGAAGTGGTGGTCTGCGATCCGCCGAGGGCAGGCATTCATCCCCGGGCGCTGTACAGCCTCGTCCGGATGCGCATCCCGCGCATGGTGTATGTTTCCTGCAACATCAAGACGCTTCCCGGCGACCTTGAAATGCTCGGCCTGGCCGGATACCGGCTGAAAAACATCCGGGCGTTCGACATGTCCCCCCACACGCCGCATGTAGAGACGGCGGCGCTGTTGGAAATCTAA
- a CDS encoding PQQ-binding-like beta-propeller repeat protein, translated as MKVSVIVCAVLAFTSLKIWASPGDLLWRFPALGGYAASSPAIGLDGTIYFGSSNRNLYAIKPEGGLKWKYQTGGAIDDSPAIQDDGTIYFGSFDTYFYALSPDGKLLWRYQTGGLIRSTPALAAGGTILFGSYDKNLYALNPDGTLKWKFAAGAEIGSSPLISIDGSVNFGDTNGMVYSLTSQGSLRWKHATGGAINWSSVAAGYDGVLYIGSWDGYLYSISSDGTLKWKYRTAGKIGSSPALGENGVIYFESCDTFFYALNPDGTLLWKYDVQNKNYGCHPVIGSDGTIYVGSDDGYMYALDPGGALKWRYKTGGPLWTTGATIDERGILYCVSSDGYIYALDTGTGAGIARTPWPKFHGDLRNTGRMETLSVSSSLIKIQDIRPNETGTATVTIRNGGSKPVSIERIGITNDRFKVSPESGVVPPSDSLVITITFSPMTTDEEQAYLTIQLADRKIPVYVMGNPPKEPVRVTVHLITRDQDTGELLPCRVQIIASDGQYWGPKGIMSNNRLFFYTPGDTTLVVPAGTATIYLYRGTEYEPVLGKTVEISKNLLTPLEYSLKRWIHLKELGWYSCDNQVIADGSLDPRGIYYAQLGEDLNILQFDALGDGNRTWDYQYWRTDKFPFSIPFYPLVIGEEWRSASWQNHMITMNCSRPLSAYGNGYYTVLNCPYRFSYPPALDFCEEAHSLGGIILACHPFPGYEPFTLPPEHPYERNTAYEAPVDIALGKMDGMQIYIYDQCDTWNRYVWYKLLNCGFKVPPYAGTDSNFIGSSFGVYPGRVRCYVQVPGQNDDLSFSDWVRESVKGRSFVSTGAALFLTVNGEMPGADLTLKSMNGTAKVSVRADARWMGGIKTVYILVNGETAVSQSFGGSREAVLSVEIPLTKSSWIAARVEGNPVSMFYGNAHTAPVYVTVDNKPIRSRKDALFFVDWIDKHIARLDSANHFDTPEHKKRMFDLYRKGQDVYRARADTTFATAVDAPLPGQFVLFPNSPNPFNAVTTITYSLPRECHVSFDVYDILGRKVVSLENKIKPAGMHRVVWNGTDAKGNSLGSNVYLYRFKAGDFIRHGKMVLMK; from the coding sequence ATGAAAGTTTCGGTGATCGTTTGCGCCGTTCTGGCTTTTACCTCCCTGAAAATATGGGCGTCGCCCGGGGATCTTCTCTGGAGATTCCCCGCACTGGGAGGTTATGCCGCATCATCGCCGGCGATCGGACTCGACGGAACCATTTATTTCGGAAGCAGCAACCGGAATCTCTATGCGATCAAACCCGAAGGCGGACTAAAATGGAAGTACCAGACCGGAGGCGCGATCGACGATTCTCCGGCCATCCAGGATGACGGAACCATTTATTTCGGTTCTTTCGACACCTATTTTTATGCGCTCTCTCCGGACGGGAAGCTGCTTTGGCGTTATCAGACCGGCGGATTGATACGTTCCACTCCCGCATTGGCAGCAGGCGGGACGATCCTGTTCGGCTCGTACGACAAAAACCTGTACGCGCTCAATCCCGATGGGACCCTCAAGTGGAAATTCGCAGCGGGTGCGGAAATTGGCTCCTCGCCGCTCATTTCCATCGACGGCTCGGTTAATTTCGGTGACACGAACGGCATGGTGTACTCTCTCACCTCGCAGGGCAGCCTCAGATGGAAACATGCAACCGGCGGCGCCATTAACTGGTCTTCCGTAGCGGCAGGTTATGACGGCGTCCTGTACATCGGCTCCTGGGACGGGTACCTGTATTCGATCTCATCTGACGGGACACTGAAATGGAAATACAGGACGGCAGGAAAAATCGGTTCTTCACCCGCGCTCGGAGAAAACGGCGTCATCTATTTCGAATCCTGCGACACGTTTTTTTATGCATTGAATCCTGACGGCACCCTGCTCTGGAAGTATGACGTTCAGAATAAGAATTACGGTTGTCATCCGGTGATCGGAAGCGACGGAACGATATATGTCGGCTCGGATGACGGGTATATGTATGCGCTCGATCCCGGCGGCGCATTGAAATGGCGGTACAAAACCGGAGGCCCCCTTTGGACAACCGGCGCAACGATCGATGAAAGAGGGATTCTGTACTGCGTTTCTTCGGACGGGTATATATACGCCCTCGACACCGGTACGGGAGCGGGTATAGCCCGTACCCCCTGGCCGAAATTCCACGGGGATTTACGGAACACCGGGAGGATGGAAACCCTCTCCGTCTCTTCTTCTCTAATCAAAATACAGGACATCAGGCCGAACGAAACCGGGACAGCCACGGTCACCATCAGGAACGGCGGTTCAAAACCGGTTTCCATAGAGCGAATCGGCATCACGAACGACCGGTTCAAAGTCAGCCCGGAGTCCGGGGTTGTGCCGCCGTCCGACAGCCTCGTCATAACGATCACCTTTTCCCCCATGACCACGGATGAAGAACAGGCGTATTTGACCATCCAGCTTGCCGACCGGAAAATCCCCGTCTATGTGATGGGGAATCCGCCGAAAGAACCGGTGCGGGTGACCGTACACCTGATCACCCGCGACCAGGACACCGGAGAACTGCTCCCCTGCAGAGTACAGATCATCGCTTCCGATGGCCAGTATTGGGGTCCGAAAGGGATCATGTCCAACAACCGGCTGTTTTTTTACACCCCCGGCGACACGACGCTCGTTGTTCCCGCCGGAACCGCTACGATTTACCTGTACCGTGGCACCGAATACGAACCTGTCCTGGGCAAAACGGTGGAAATTTCTAAAAACCTGCTTACCCCTCTGGAATATTCCCTGAAACGGTGGATTCACCTGAAAGAGTTGGGCTGGTATTCCTGCGACAATCAAGTTATCGCGGACGGGAGCCTGGACCCTCGTGGTATCTATTACGCCCAGCTCGGCGAGGACCTCAACATCCTCCAGTTCGATGCTCTGGGCGATGGCAACCGCACATGGGATTACCAATACTGGAGGACGGACAAGTTCCCCTTCTCAATCCCGTTCTATCCTTTGGTTATCGGCGAAGAATGGCGGTCTGCTTCTTGGCAAAATCATATGATCACCATGAACTGTTCCCGCCCTCTTTCCGCATATGGGAACGGATATTATACAGTTCTCAATTGCCCCTACCGCTTTTCTTATCCTCCTGCACTGGATTTCTGCGAGGAAGCGCATTCTTTGGGCGGCATTATCCTGGCCTGTCACCCGTTCCCCGGGTATGAGCCTTTTACCCTGCCTCCGGAGCACCCGTACGAGAGGAATACCGCCTATGAAGCTCCGGTGGACATTGCGCTTGGCAAGATGGACGGCATGCAGATTTATATCTACGACCAGTGCGACACCTGGAACCGTTATGTGTGGTACAAACTGCTCAACTGCGGATTCAAAGTTCCTCCCTATGCCGGAACCGATAGTAATTTTATCGGAAGCTCCTTTGGAGTGTATCCCGGCAGAGTCAGGTGCTATGTCCAGGTTCCCGGCCAGAATGACGACCTGAGTTTCTCCGACTGGGTGCGGGAATCGGTGAAAGGGCGGAGTTTCGTCTCGACCGGCGCTGCGCTGTTCCTCACGGTCAACGGGGAAATGCCCGGCGCCGACCTCACCCTCAAGTCAATGAACGGAACTGCAAAGGTCAGCGTCCGTGCGGATGCGCGCTGGATGGGTGGAATCAAAACCGTCTATATCCTGGTTAACGGGGAAACCGCCGTTTCTCAATCGTTCGGCGGAAGCAGGGAAGCCGTTCTGTCAGTGGAAATTCCCCTGACAAAAAGCTCCTGGATAGCGGCGCGGGTTGAGGGAAATCCGGTGAGCATGTTCTACGGCAACGCACACACCGCCCCGGTGTATGTAACTGTGGACAATAAGCCGATCCGGTCACGGAAAGATGCGCTCTTCTTCGTAGACTGGATCGACAAGCACATAGCCCGCCTCGATTCCGCCAACCATTTCGACACACCGGAGCATAAAAAAAGGATGTTCGACCTCTACCGGAAAGGGCAGGACGTTTACCGCGCCCGTGCGGACACCACCTTCGCCACCGCGGTGGATGCTCCCCTGCCCGGACAGTTCGTTCTCTTTCCCAATTCTCCCAATCCGTTCAACGCGGTCACAACCATTACCTATTCCCTGCCGCGGGAATGCCATGTTTCCTTTGATGTCTATGATATTCTCGGCAGGAAAGTCGTATCATTGGAAAACAAGATAAAACCCGCGGGAATGCACCGCGTTGTCTGGAACGGAACCGACGCGAAAGGAAATTCTCTAGGGAGCAATGTCTATCTCTACCGGTTCAAAGCGGGAGACTTTATCCGCCATGGGAAAATGGTTCTGATGAAATAA